The Maniola hyperantus chromosome 12, iAphHyp1.2, whole genome shotgun sequence genome has a segment encoding these proteins:
- the LOC117987201 gene encoding serine protease 30-like: MANGTQMEDRGHRCGGALFTRSHVVTAASCLIAEDKEGNNLLNVNLIRVFAGAVLLTNDTSAGAADRVRGVSNITINPHYTGPPAFVNDIAVLALQQPFPETVVTPVALPSSNFNPADFTTCTVTGWGGNDFFSQTSVQLRYVQKYIYNQNLCMSIYNSQIGAKNILPSMVCAVSLDLLSSNCNGDIGNPLVCAGTFTGILSQSDGCSKSTFPEVYTRISNHTSWLRTVSGSSAIYAPGVFVTIAVFSFMQIFITA, encoded by the exons ATGGCAAACGGAACTCAAATGGAAGACAGAGGACATAGGTGTGGCGGTGCACTTTTCACACGCTCCCACGTGGTCACTGCTGCCAGCTGCCTTATTGCAGAAGATAAAGAAGG TAACAACCTCCTAAATGTTAACCTGATAAGAGTATTCGCTGGCGCTGTTCTACTAACAAACGATACAAGTGCTGGTGCTGCTGATCGGGTTAGGGGTGTATCAAACATCACTATCAACCCACACTATACTGGCCCACCAGCGTTTGTCAACGATATAGCTGTTCTTgct CTTCAACAGCCGTTTCCTGAAACTGTTGTGACTCCTGTAGCGTTGCCAAGTTCGAACTTCAACCCAGCGGACTTCACTACTTGCACTGTCACTGGGTGGGGTGGAAACGACTTCTTTTCACAa ACTAGCGTGCAACTGAGATACGTACAGAAGTACATATACAACCAGAATTTGTGTATGTCGATATACAATAGTCAGATTGGTGCTAAAAATATTTTGCCGTCTATGGTGTGCGCTGTTTCGCTGGATCTTTTATCTTCAAATTGCAAT GGTGATATTGGAAATCCTTTGGTCTGCGCAGGGACTTTCACTGGTATACTTTCCCAATCAGACGGTTGCTCTAAATCAACGTTCCCTGAAGTTTACACCAGAATATCCAACCACACAAGTTGGCTAAGAACCGTGTCGGGATCCTCAGCAATATACGCACCAGGCGTGTTTGTTACAATCGCAGTATTCTCTttcatgcaaatatttattacagCGTAA